The Ascochyta rabiei chromosome 3, complete sequence genome segment TTACGGGAGATCATCTTCAATCATCAAAGCTCTGACTTACCAGTCTGTTACCCCATACACATTCAGATCGCTCATTCAACCTCCTCATGGTTACACACCCACGGCTCGACACTCCTTCCCCGACGGATGACTAGTTGCAACGTGCAAACATTGCACGCGAAAGCCTTATTTAGACACGCATAACGCACTCCCCGCTTAGCAAGCGTCGTATCCAGAATGGCTCTAGCTTGCTCGATCGCAACACTCTCCCATAGCGAGTGAGAGATCCTTGCGAAAAGATACGAACTAGAGATGATAAAGAGCGGGTCAAGGAACTGTCTGGTCATGGTCCAATTGAAGACGCTGAAAGCTGAGATGTGCATCTAGTTGTTGTATGGAAGTGGCGCTGGGATTGTGCGGAGCCGAGCAAGGTGTGGACTGGGTCGTGACTGCGGTGCGTTGGTGTTTGGGCGCCCAACTTGTAGATGTCAGTAACACGTCATAATGGAGGTGTTCTGCACATCAGAAAACCCACTGAGCAAGTCAATTGTCATATTGAGGAATGGCATATTTGTGTATTGAAGCTACTGAGCGGGTTGTGAAAAAATCTCTATTGAGAGGTCTTGACGAATAAGCCGAAGTGAAAGAAAATAATACTACCAAGAAATGGCGTAAGACAAGTAGAAAAAAGCGCAAACCCGCCAAGACTGGGGCAGTGGTGCGGTGTAACTAAGCGCGGCTGTGCCACAAGTTGGATAAGGGTAGAAGCAGCTCGGACTTGTGTTGCCTTCTGTCACTCATTGAACTTTCTTATCATAGCGCCAAGAAGGGCTTCCTGCTCGAGTGCTCACCTTTTCTGTTTGGCAAGTGCCCACTAGATCCAGCACTAATGCTGCACTTACGCACTCACTGTGAGGTTGTGCTTCACTCAGGTCAAACAGACATGGAACTACGTACGTATCATAAAACCGGCATTAGAATGATACACTGCGTATTGGTTCCAAGCATACGTCTCGTTATATAATAATCAGAACTCGCCCTTTCTACTGGACGGCTGGTATGACATTCGAAGATTCCCTCTCATGGTGCACTAGGGACACAACTGGAGTCGATGACGACGCGGAGTCTGAGTAACTCACTAGTTTCTGCGTTGCTGTAGGACGACTGTTCATGATGTTGCAGCGACTTAACGTAATCTCTGGTTTCATCACTCTCCTTGTATCAATCATGATATTTGCGATAACTAGCAGAACGTTTGAGGTAGCTGCGGCAAGTGCAGCGTATGCAGTTGTTCTCACGGTTTCTAAACAGGTCGACAGCACGAAAAGTGAGTTAAACCCTAATTCCATTCTTTTCGACTTACTGGGCAGACTAGATAGCGGCAGTGGTGGTATAATGCGTAGAAAAACGGGCAAGGTGTTCCATATAAGAGAAATTTGTCATGCCCAGCTATGTGTTTCATCCAGGTAGTTTGGGTATACTCACTGAAGCTGATACCATTTTACATGAAAGTCAAATGTGAATCACATTCAATACCCGTTGTCCGGATCTCGTGATCCGCACTCCTTACATCGCTCCGTGTAGCTAGAAAGACAAAGTTAGTTCTGACATGGCGTCATGGAAAGAAGTTCGTCTGCTTACGGGTCTCAGTAGAGAGCACAAGAATGCTCGTACGAATAGTAAGCCGGTAAGTGTATAAGTGCGGTCGACACGCGTTAGATAGAATTGATAGACGTAGTGTTCCAATTTGGATTGTCGTAGCGTGAAGTCCAGCTATCGGTGGTTATTCGTCTATCCGGCGTGCGTCTACCATTGTAGATTTGGTATGCAGATCCGCTATCGGCTGTGGCTGTTGTGCTTGAAGTGGGTACTGAAAGTTTGAGGGTGGCGGGTGCGAATAATGCTGTATTTGGATACCTCCGTGAGAAGGCCAACCATGTTGAACCATAGTCGGCGATGCGTGTTGTGACACTGGTGGTGATTGATATTGTGAAACTGGGGGAGATGGACGTTGCATTGCCCCCAGTGGCGAGCTGTGTAGAGGTAGAGCTTGCCCCGGCCATTGATAGCTTAATGGTCCTTGTTGAGCCTGCTGTAAGTCGGAAGGGTGCCTTTGGTAGTATGCCAAGTTTTCGCCATGGCGCTGATTGCCTTGTTGGGACGAGGCAGACGTGTATGGTGACATATTTGTTAGTCGTGAGATACGCGTCGAAGAGTCCGATTGACCGTTCAACTCCTGGTTGCCTCTCCTTACGATATAATTCGTATTGGTTACAAGATCTTTTGCTTTTCGCTAGTTGCTTGATGGCGGATGCATAGTGTACTGGTGGGCGGGTAACCGGTCCGGAAAGTGGCTCAGACCCGTCGTTGCTTGCCCTTGGGACCTAGTTGAGCTGTATGAAGTATGCTGCGGCAAGGCCGAGGCGGGTTGGCGCAAGAACAGAAAACAAAATTGGATAATGCCGGGTTTAATAGATGCTGTACTAGTGAATTTGAGCTGTACTGGGTGCGATTTGTTGCCTTGAAACTACACAAGGCAAAGAGGCGATCGGGCTTCGACGCAAGCCGCTTAAGACTACGGAATCCCAATGAGACTCTGTACGAATGATGTCCCGCTGTCTTTTGATGGCTTTAGGCAAGCTGTGTGGACTAGCCTGACACACAGGCTTGCGTGCATGGGACGGCATGAAGGACTATCGACCCCACTCAGCTGCGACACGGTAGATGTGTGTGATCGCTTTGAATCACCATCCTTGGGCACGTGAACATTATGGCTTGTTGTGCGTCTAATCATGGGTGCAGCTGTAAGGCTGAGAACCAAGCAGTAAGCTCAGCCTGGTGTCGAAGCCATCGTAGGGGGGCTAATGATGCTACTGGCACCTATCTGGTGGCTTGCATTTGTATCCGACATTAAGGTCCGATTAGGTGTCATTACGAAGTTCCTATGCGTCTTTATCTCAGTAATGGCGACAGCGACCAACAAGCCCTTTGACGCAGTCTCTGCAACGGGAGCATATGCTGCTGTGTTGATGGTCTTTATACAAATCGAGGTTCCAGGATAGAGTTGGTTGCCCTCTCCGAAGGAATTCCATTTACTGGCGCTGGCATGTTGCACTATCTAGGCAATTGCGTTCTTTCCAGAGTCAATATTCATTGATATGCAGTATGTATTTGACCGGTAGCTGCAGATTTGAGATTTTCGTGGATCAGCTGGGCGGAAGTAGTGTATGTTGTATTGAATCGTGAGTTCTGGGTATTCATGCTCTCGTCATCTCTGTCCGTGCGCATCTGCACTCTCATGGTTACCTCACAAGGCAACCTCCGACTTTCTTGTGCCGGTGCCTCATTGCTCCCGTTCTAATTCGCACTTTGCAGGAGGCCTCGTCGAGCGGCATCGCCTAAATCCTGATTTCCTGTATTGTCCTAGTCGTTGCAGACTATCACTCATTTCGCCTTGTTTTTCGCCGCCTCAGTCTCTCTCCGTGTAGCATCCTCGAGAAGCGCGGTATCGACGGCGCCCGAGGGCAAGTGAACGTATCTTACGACGGACCCACGGATGAACATGTCCTTTGTCGAGCACTGCAACGAATTAGCCTTCGTAGGCTCCATCGAATCTAGTTCTTCCTCTGCGTTCCAAAACCATGCGTTGTCTTCGTTTATCCGGCCCAATACGCGCCAAATTCTCGAGCCTCGCCCTTATTCCTCCACTGAGGCTGCACCTCTGCCCGCTTCTCCTATGTACAAACGGGTATGACATACCAAGTGCGGCCACCTAATCTCATCGACAGCCTCTGCGTTGTCCAGCTTGATGTTCAAGTACTGATCGACGCTCTTGAGTGTCCCGCGGATCTGGACTTCGTTCTTGAGCTCTACGGTGATTTCGTGCTCCACAAGAGTCTTGAAGAAACTGTCTATCCGTCAGTCATTGGTACAAGCGAGATACAAGGTTGATTAAGAGCGGCATTAAGGTGTTGATGGTGGTAGTGCAAGTACGTAGAAGAAAGTTGCGCACCTGAAGAAAAGCATCGTAGCAGCTGCTGGTATCAGTGATTATGTGGATGTGTTGAAACGGTTGGGGGTATGTGAGGACCAGTTTTGTTGCGCTTGCGACTTGCGATTTGTTTGACGGCGCGAAAGATGATGCAGTGAGGTTGCGCACTGGCCGCATGGGGTTCGCGCCGCCGGGGATCTGCCGAAATCACGTGAAATCTACCTTCACCACAATCGTTGCTGTCCACTTGAATGATGAGAGTGTCCTCCAATGAGGATGAAACATGGCGTGAACAGTCTGAAATGATGTGATTGACATGTGTTCTTGTACAGCAAAAGCAATTCGCTGCTCGGTATCAACCCTCATCATGACCTGGTCCGTCCCATGTCCTAATCCAACCCAAAGCCAAACACCGTCCCTTGCGTATCCAGTCATCAATATACATCACGACAATTACTTCCTCGCCCAACCAGTAAGCGACTTCCAAGCCGATCCCTCCCTAGCACCCTCTTCAAGCACCTGTACTACACCCTCTAGCAGCCGCTCTTGCTCCTTACCCATCTCCATCTGCAGTTCCAACATCCATTTCTCCCACGCCCACGAACCAACAATACCAGTCAACATAGCAGCATCGTTCGTCGAGCCAAATACAGGAGCGTCTTGCATCACCACCTCTCCATTCTCATTGATATTTTTCTCCTGCGCACCAGCCTTCGCACCAACATTCAAGTCGTCCTTCCAGTTCGCAGCAGTCTGACCCATAGGAAGCACCATCCATGTACGATGCACGTTCCTGAAGCCAGCCTTCGAAAGGCGCGGCAAGAACGTCTTGCTTGCCTGAGCATCATATCCGCGGGTCTTGAGGTTGAAGGCGAACTCGACACCCATAGCCTGCGCGTTGCGACCAGCGTGCATCAGCTCTGCGTCGAGCAGAGAGAACTCTAGAACGCCACCAGGTTTGAGGCATCGGTGTAGCTCCTTTAGGCAGAGATCGTACTCATCGGTAGAGCGGCCGGCGGGCTTGTTGGTCTTGAGAAGCTCGTAGAGTGTACGGGCGGAGATAACATCGAAATGAGCGTTGGGGAATGGCATAGTCCAGTAGTTGGGCACGATAGTTTGCTTGTGGTTGCTGGGGCCGACAACATCAGGAGAAAGGTTTTTACCGGCTGTATGGACGGTGCATACAGTAGCGTAAGGATAGTCATAGGCAACGTTCCAGGCCCAGTCGTTGGTGGCCACACCGCCAACGTCAAGGATGCGTGGCGAGGTTGCTCTGGTAATGCACCGCACAGCGGGCTTACTGAGTAGCCTTCCATTGTTGAGTTGCTTCTGCGCCTGCATCACCCACTGGCTTGGAAGCATCTGGTCAAGTGCCTGGCGCTCGGTTTGAGCACGGGCAATCCTTTCCTTGAGCGCGGTGGGATCGTTCACGTAAAACTCGGAGACTGGACGAGCGGGAGCCGGGCGCTCTGGCTCATTGAGTTCGTACTTGCCCAGAAGTTGATTACGGTGGGCAGCAGGGTTGCAGCGACGCTGCAGGTGTAACGCCTCGGCTCGAGTCTGGCGGTGAATGAAGGTGTCTTTCTTTTCACATCTGGAGCGTATGTACTCAAGACCCTGAACATACGTCTGGATTTTCTTAGACTCCTCATCGTTATCGTCAGCTTTGGCGGTCTCTTCAGCGAAGGTAACGGATTTCTTGAGCGCAGGCTTGTCGAGTGAGCTGCCACGGCTGTGAGTGCCGCTGGACAGGCTGGGAGAGCTGATGTCGCTCATGTTGCGGAGAGCAGACACAAGCTCATCCTGATCATCAAGCCATCGGCCGGTCATCTCGAGATTGACAGAAGACAGCATTTGAAGTTCAGCGTTGTAGTCCTCGTTGTATTGAAAGATAGTCTTGCTGGGATTGATTTCCTTGA includes the following:
- a CDS encoding U6 snRNA-associated Sm-like protein LSm2, which translates into the protein MLFFSFFKTLVEHEITVELKNEVQIRGTLKSVDQYLNIKLDNAEAVDEIRWPHLCSTKDMFIRGSVVRYVHLPSGAVDTALLEDATRRETEAAKNKAK